One Triticum dicoccoides isolate Atlit2015 ecotype Zavitan chromosome 3B, WEW_v2.0, whole genome shotgun sequence genomic window, ACTTAAAATGGATACTAGTCTTCAACCTTCTGGTTTGTGGTTTCTAATTATTCACAAGAATTTGCATCCATCACAAAATGCTTACTTGTTTTTTTCTGGCATATACACTCCATGCTTGGCTAAACAGGACACTGGTATGGGTTCAGAAAAATTTCCAGTTGAAGTGCTAACAAACCAATAATTAGACAGGTTAGAAAATGGCATTCTTATTTATTTTCCAATTGAAGTGTTAGAAATTAAATGAACACATGATAAGAAATCAGTAACTCACTGTTGTACTGCCAATATGCTTTGAAACTGAGACATACAGAATGGGCACAAATAATTTAATTTTTCCAAAATCTACAAAAGAATGTGAAATTAGTGCAGGCTGTCAAAGGAAatcttcatgcatatatataagTTATTTGAACGAACAAGAACCTCCACATCATCACAGCACACGGGGTCACACTCAATGTGAAGCCATGTCAAGCAATTGCTGCATTGGACCTAAAAAGATAGAAACTGCAGGTCAATGCCTACAAAATCAACAGAAGATAATACTTGACGTCAAAGAAAACGGATTCTACTCTTACCCAGCTTTTAGGGTCACTGCTATGCCATTCGTTGTTGCAAACACCACAACGGTTGTTTGACTACAACAGCAGCAGACAAAGCAATAATAAACAACTATATCAAAataatctacttaataaaacatacaGAAAATTTATGGTCACAGGGATGTCCTGATTATAATATAATGTTGGATAACTTATATCGATGAAACATGATACTTACTATATGACGCTGGGGCTTTTTAGAAATGTCACTTTCTGGTACTGTTGAACAAAATGCTCGATCAGACCACAAGAAAAAGTGTgattatatatatacacatacacaGCAAGGAAGAAGGTTACCACATAACAAGAGGACAGTCAGTGCATCATTCAAGATCAACAAATCCGGGCGCCGAAGTAGAAACGTTTGAACAAAAATTCGAGGCTTACAATCAAGCGCGTCGCAAATTCCATAGACAGTCAGTAAAGAAGAGCTGAGAGTGACAACTGACTGCACTTTACAATCTACAGCACCAAATTGCCTCTGGGGGGCTGCATCGGATAGAAACTTCCTGATAGTCTGTTCAGTGAAACAAATCTGTTACCACACACACCATTTTCACCTATCAGGATAATATATTACGTCCTGTTAAAGCACAAACCTCATTCGTTTTCAGTTCAATTCGACGGCCATCGAAATTCCAATTCAGTTCAGCATCATCAGCATAAAGCTTATGCAATTCACTTGGTTTGCGGTTCATCAGATATATAAAATTGTTCACAAAACATTCCTGAAAGTGAAATACAAACATATTTCAAAGGGTATGGACATGAAACACGAATTGCATTGAAACATAAACCAAAACTCTACTATACTCATCAGATCGCAATGTCATGATGTTAAACCCTAAACTAATGGATCGAGAGTGGGTAGGGGGAGTACCTCTTCCTTTGAGAGGcctgaggaggcggaggcggagacaGGGGCGGCGCCGACTTTCAGGTCGGTATGTTCCCCgacggtggcggcagcggcggatcCGGGAAGTCTCTGCTTCCCGGCGGTGGCCTCAGCGGGCCTCAGGTTCCCGGCGGCGAGGGACGCAGAAGCACGCTGCAGTAcagcaacgaacattaagcgtaaaAACTCAGCAGATCTGTCCAGTAGATGTGCTTACCGTAACCCTCCGAGGAAGGGCTGAGGAGGCAGCCGTCGGTGGAGGGCCGACACCACCACCACCCAGCGGTGCGCCGCGGTCTTTCCCCCTAGCCATCTGCTACTcctagcggcggcggtggcggtggcggtggcggtggcggcggtggcggtggcggcggtggcggtggcggcggcggatcgggaccGCGGTAGTAGGAAGGGGATGCAGGGGGCGGATCGGGGAGGAGAGGAAGGAACAGATCGGGACGAAGCGGGGCGGGGCAGATCGGGGAGGAGGAGAGGATGGATAGGTTAGGGGAGGAGACGGCACGACCAACTGCTAATCGGGCCGGCACGCTGGCCCACCTGTTGTTTGGCCTACTGGTcgtttttttttgcctgtttttacaTACTCGGCTAGTATTAGGCCATATAAAGCGAGATatatataaaaaaaattaaaagataATTGGGCTGTGCCGTGCCGGCCCGCATGCTCAGCCTAGCAGCCCAAGCACGGCCCAGGGCGTGCCGCGTGCTAGGAACGGCCAGTTTAGCCCGTGTCGTGCCTGGCCCATGGCGGGCCGTGCCAGCATGCTCGCGGGGTGGCCTAGTTGACCCGACCCATTTGGCCAGCTATAGGTTTGTGTGGGTCTTTTTTGGACCATTTTAGCGGCTTCTGGGGTAGGAGAAATCGAAGCCCAGTTCTGTTTCAGCGCTAACTCGGCCCTGTAGCGCACGTTCCCTTCTTTTGGGTTTTGTTAAGTTAAAAATTCCCCTAGGGTTTTTCTAGGGTTTCCCATCCTCCGGTGATTCTCGTCGGAGTACCAAAATTCCTCACGATCCCACGAGCCTATCTCGAGGGGGCACGAGTACAAGTGAGTCTGAGAGTGCGGCCGGCCGGCTGAATAGCAGAACCACTGCCGGTTGAGAAGGGCTGTCGGGGGAAGGCTGGAGATGAGAGGGAAGGAGTAGAAGAGATGGAGAAGAAAACGGCCATGGATGAGACTCCCGCTGAGAAGGGGGTGATCTTCTTTGAGGAGTGGGAGGTAGTGGGAGCGGTTCCAGAGGTGATGACGCAGAGAGGGAGGAACATACATGGGGGCCGATGCCCAGACTGGAGGATCGATTTGAAGGGCTCAATCTGTGTGGGAAAGAGGAAACTGATCTAGATTTGTCTGGGGAACTTGAGGACCTGATTAACGAAGTCAGATGGTTGGTGATATTCAAGGTGCATACGACACGCTAGTTTAGCCACTCGACGCTGTTTAATTCGATGAGGACAGCTTGGTCAGCGGCACAAAAGATCTTCTTTAAGCCAAAGGGTGCAAACATGTTCATTGCACAATTTAGTTGCCAGGGAGATTGGCGAAGGGTGATGGATGGGGCTCCTTGGTTGTTCCGCACTGCGACAGTGGTGTTGCAAGAATATGATGGGTTCAGTAATGTGCACAATTACAAGCTGGACAAAATACCAGTATGCACGCATTGAGGGGATTCCGGGAGGCCTGATGAGAAAGAAGGAATTGGCAGAAAAAGTGGCTCGCAAGGTAGGGGAACCACCCATTACAGTAGTGGTGAATGAAGGATTCATTAACACAACAAAGTACCTGCGGGCAAGGGTGTTTCTGGATGTTGGTATCCCCCTGGTCAGGTTTTGTTGCAATTAcattgaagaagaggaagaaatatCCGGTTTATTACGAGAAGCTACCTGATTATTGCTATTTCTATGGACTAATGGGTCACCTAGTAGACGAGTGTGGAGATGGAGTGCATGATCCTAATACATGTGAATGGGGCCCCTTGCTCATGTGGAATTTTGATACAGTGCCACTAGGANNNNNNNNNNNNNNNNNNNNNNNNNNNNNNNNNNNNNNNNNNNNNNNNNNNNNNNNNNNNNNNNNNNNNNNNNNNNNNNNNNNNNNNNNNNNNNNNNNNNNNNNNNNNNNNNNNNNNNNNNNNNNNNNNNNNNNNNNNNNNNNNNNNNNNNNNNNNNNNNNNNNNNNNNNNNNNNNNNNNNNNNNNNNNNNNNNNNNNNNNNNNNNNNNNNNNNNNNNNNNNNNNNNNNNNNNNNNNNNNNNNNNNNNNNNNNNNNNNNNNNNNNNNNNNNNNNNNNNNNNNNNNNNNNNNNNNNNNNNNNNNNNNNNNNNNNNNNNNNNNNNNNNNNNNNNNNNNNNNNNNNNNNNNNNNNNNNNNNNNNNNNNNNNNNNNNNNNNNNNNNNNNNNNNNNNNNNNNNNNNNNNNNNNNNNNNNNNNNNNNNNNNNNNNNNNNNNNNNNNNNNNNNNNNNNNNNNNNNNNNNNNNNNNNNNNNNNNNNGAGGAGGATGGGGGCGAGGAGGAGGTTGTCGTGGTCAGAGTTCAGAGACAGATACACCAGATGATATGGAATACTCTGCCCGGGATGTGAGATCCGTCGGGGGGATATTGGGGAGGGGCCCAAGGAAGCGACTTGTGGGTCAGGATGGAAGCATAAACATGATGGAACAACCGGTAGTTCCGGTACAGCAGGGCATAGTGGCGGGAAGGTGTTACAGATTGAGGGGTCACCCCTATGATAGCAGATGGTTCTGGCTCTACACCGGGCAGCGAGCCGATCGTAAAGAGAAGAAGGCAACGAGCGGATGGGAGAGAGATTGATGAAGGATCCATGACTGAGGCGGCCTCCTAGGTGGAGGGCCGCCATCATCAATGCGAACTTTGTATTGGAACTGCCGCGGGATTGGCGCCTGCGACGGTTTTGAGCTCAAGGAGCTCATCAGGGAGTGTGCGCCGTCAGTGGTATGCATATCGAAGACACAAATTTTGAAGAAGAGAGTATAAGGACTAACTTCAACTCTTGGTTTTGAATGGGGTTTTGAAGTGGCTAGCAGCGGAAGAAGTGGAGGATTGGTGATCTTTTGGAGGGATGGCCTGAATGTGCGCATAAAGAACTACTCAAAATACCATATAGATATTACAGTGAAggaggaagggaaagaagaatggaggCTGACTTGCTTTCATGGTGAAGCCAATCGGAGTTTGAGGCAGAATACCTGGGATACAATGGGATATAAATGTTGTAGTACATTAGCTTGTGATTTATCTATCAATAATAATGTGATTGTTTAAATAAATGTTCGTCAAATTCTGATCatgaattaccttatattttgattagtattttggtaagtaaattaaagtggaattggtttagaaaataaataaattaaggtgagtgattatcatatacatggaaggttgtgttgttggaaatatgccttagaggcaataagaaagtggttattattatatttccttaatcatgactagtaagcgtgcacgtgcaaatGCACGTCTTGACTAATATGACAAACATATGTAAGAATTAACATACCCAGAAAGATATTTTGATTGCACTAAAAAGTACTATTAAAAATCAAGAAGACACTTTATTGTATCATCGACTCATCGTATGCATAGAGCCAAAAAATTATCCTAATATTTCCTAATAAAGCATCAATCTATactaatataaaaagacccaaaggagcATATCCAATTAATCTCacccatcaaatcatgtcaatccaacgacctagactgtttTAATGTCGAGCGCTTAACACCTTTAGATTGTAGTTAATTTCATACCAAATATAGTGCTAATCATATAATAACACGCAaaaaatatcctacttaatatccgcacgcacttaatatatttccaaaataacgtgcgttgcacgtacacattgactagtgctacttcttgagcttgcgttggttttccctcaaagagaaaagggtgatggagCAAACAATCtataacttgcacccaacgtgataaaggggatgtcaatccctttacggttatcgaaacaaagtattatgtgcatgttcctagagggatagattggtaggaaaagaccatcgctcatccccaaccgccactcataaaaaatacaattaataaataaatcatgctccgacttcatcacatagcggttcaccatgcgtgcatgctacgggaatcacaaagtttaacacaagtatttctgaaattcacaattatttactagcatgactttaatatcaccatcttcatatctgagaacaatcaaggaatcaaacttcttatagtattcaatgcactttataagaAAGTttgtatatccctcttggatgcctatcatattaggaccaaatttataaccaaagtaaattaccatgctgtttaaagactcccaaaataatataataatataagtgaagcactagagaaaaattgcctagctcaaaagatataagtgaagcacatatagtattctaataaatcacgattcatgcgtgtctctctcaaaaggtgcatacagcaaggatgattctgacaaactaaaaagcaaagactcaaatcatacaagatgctccaagcaaaacacatgtcatgtggtgaataaaaatatagcctcaagtaaagttatcgatagacgaagacgaaagaggggatgtcttccggggcatccccaaacttaggctcttggttgtccttgaatattaccttggggtgccttgggcatccccaagcttaggctcttgccactccttattccatagtcaatcaaatctttacccaaaacttgaaaacttcacaacacaaaactcaacagaaaatctcataagcttcgttagtataagaatataaatcaccacttttggtactgttgtgaactcattctttatttatattggtgtaatatctattgtattccaactttttcatggttcatacccccgatactagccatagattcatcaaaataagcaaaaaaaacacATAGAACACATAATATGTCAAAattagaacagtctatagcaatctggatatttagaatacttctgtaactccaaaaattattaaaaattaggacaacctaagcaatttgtttactaatcttctgcaaaaagaatcaatattttatcacacttctgtaaaaaatgagaattgttttcctgagcgcaaaactttctgtttttcagcaagaccaaatcaattatcaccgtaagctaccccaaaggtcttacttggcacaaacactaattaaaacacaaaaccacatctaaccaaaggctagatgaattatttaatgcaaaacaaaacctaaaaaagcaaaaaaataaataaattgggttgcctcccaacaagcggtattgtttaacgcccttagctaggcataaaacacgaatagatgtAGGTATTGTCAtccttggtatgcaatccataagtagctcccataatagattcataaggcaatttaattttatttcctggaaagtgttccatgcctttccttaacgcttCGTTTGGATGTAGACATTCACACATAGAATCGGATATTGGCATTTGCCTACCCGAATGTGGCTGTTTGGATGGTCTTGGCATTCGCGCACGGAATCGCACCTCGATATCGAACCACCCCTACAACACTAGCGCCACCCCATCCCGAAGTCGGACCTCCACCCCTCCGATTTGCTTGACACTCCATTTGGATGTAGACATTCGAGGCCTTGGAATTGAATTGGCTGCAATATCAAATCACTGAGACATTGATATTGAGATTTAACCCGAATTCTGCTGTTTGGATGTGTAAGCATTTGGCACTTGGAAttcaagaaaagagaccgatgttaATTCTTGTTTGGATGGTCAAAGTATTGAATTGGCTCATCCGGGAGATTACAAGCACAACACCCAACCATGATGCGATCCCTGAGGCAGAACCAAACCACACAATAGCGACGAGAGACGCGCCGGAGTCGTGAGCGCACACGAAGCCGGACTCATGTCCTTGACGGTCAACCCAAGCAAACACGCGGTCGATCTAGGACAATCGTGGCAACGCAGGTGGAGGCGTGAGGTAGAAGAGGCGGCGGAGTCGTTCAATTAAGAGTGAGACGTAGAGGTAGAGGCCGACAGTTATTGCCGGCGGCGATGGCCGCCATGGACAACAGCAGCATCACCAGCCTGACGGGGGCGCCGCCCCACCACGAAACATGGTTGTGCATCTCCATCTTCGTGTACGCTTGTTATTCCTTGTCTACGAGGTCCTGGGGATTCATCCTTGGCTGTAGATGTCCACATCTTGCAACGGCGACCACACCTCAGTCCCCAACCGCGACATGGGGCGACAGGATTGATGCAGACTAGATCCCAGCGGAGTTCCGATGGTGTTTGGGTGACTGCGTGAGCACTGCATATGCCTGGCCCTGTTGCAGGTCCGGCAGCTGCTGGTGTAGGAGTGCCTGTTCCATGCAGCTACATCGACCGGTGACTACGCAAGCGACActtccttttcttttttgagggaaAGGCGAAGGGGTACGCAGGGGCGAGGCAATATCAAGGAAATCAGAGGGGTGGAGGTTCAAATTCGGGACGGGGTGGCGCTAGTGTTGTCGGGGATGGTTCGATATCAAGGTGCGATTCCGTGCGCGAATGCCAAGACCATCCAAACAGCCACATTCGGGTAGGTAAATGCCAATATCCGATTCTACGTGCCAATGTCTACATCCAAACGAAGCGTGATATTGCCTCGCACCTGCGTACCCCTTCGCCTTTCCCTTAAAAAAGAAAAGGAAGCGATGCTCGCGCAGTCACCGGTCGATGCAGCTTCATGGAACAGGCACTCCCATGCTAGCAGCCGCCGgacgtgctgatacgtctccaacgtatctataattttttattgttccatgctattatattatctgttttggatgtttaatgggctttaatatgctctttat contains:
- the LOC119276926 gene encoding uncharacterized protein LOC119276926, which translates into the protein MARGKDRGAPLGGGGVGPPPTAASSALPRRVTRASASLAAGNLRPAEATAGKQRLPGSAAAATVGEHTDLKVGAAPVSASASSGLSKEEECFVNNFIYLMNRKPSELHKLYADDAELNWNFDGRRIELKTNETIRKFLSDAAPQRQFGAVDCKVQSVVTLSSSLLTVYGICDALDCKPRIFVQTFLLRRPDLLILNDALTVLLLCVPESDISKKPQRHISNNRCGVCNNEWHSSDPKSWVQCSNCLTWLHIECDPVCCDDVEILEKLNYLCPFCMSQFQSILAVQHTSTGNFSEPIPVSCLAKHGVYMPEKNKVLCHCNDCSEEAKLRSMAAWERHCGSDKKKWK